In Nitrosospira multiformis, the following proteins share a genomic window:
- the trbL gene encoding P-type conjugative transfer protein TrbL, with protein sequence MRMRNWEVLPCLLLLALIFFTTQTHAALESAGVMDNILSRYYAAATAWQTVITQRASWLFWLLVTISMVWTFGLMALRRSDIGEFFAEFIRFTVFTGFFWWLLINGPAFATSIIASLKQIGSEASGLRGMASPSGIVDIGFEIFYKAMDESNIRMPVHSAAGIIMATVILVILALISVNMVILLISGWILAYAGIFFLGFGGSRWTSDIAINYYKTVLGVAVSLFAMVLLVGIGKTFLDDYYAQMSGGLNLKEMGVLMVVSVVLLTLVNKIPPMLASIVGGGAGGIGNLGAGAAVGAAAAATGVAAGMMMASAAHAAGGASAIKAAFDAAHGSMEGGMGLFADGGGGGGQSRQSSSGGLGQMMDTGARFAGEMTSHLSRGMKEAVKTSVASQGGRVAQTPGGKVADAIRANAPEPKFKGNAFANSAETKLDPEAEAAAFRDSK encoded by the coding sequence ATGAGGATGAGGAATTGGGAAGTATTGCCCTGTTTGCTGCTTCTGGCACTGATATTTTTTACCACCCAAACCCATGCTGCGCTTGAAAGTGCGGGCGTGATGGATAATATTCTTTCACGCTATTATGCAGCGGCAACCGCCTGGCAGACAGTCATCACCCAGCGCGCGAGCTGGTTGTTCTGGCTGCTGGTGACGATCAGCATGGTGTGGACATTCGGCTTGATGGCGCTGCGGCGGTCGGACATAGGCGAATTCTTTGCTGAATTCATCCGTTTCACGGTCTTCACCGGCTTCTTCTGGTGGCTGCTCATCAATGGGCCTGCTTTTGCCACTTCCATCATCGCGTCGCTCAAACAGATAGGGTCGGAAGCCAGCGGACTGCGCGGCATGGCATCACCGTCAGGTATCGTAGATATCGGGTTTGAGATCTTTTATAAGGCAATGGACGAATCTAATATCCGGATGCCGGTTCATAGTGCGGCCGGTATAATTATGGCCACTGTCATTCTAGTCATTCTGGCGCTGATCAGCGTCAATATGGTCATTCTGTTGATATCTGGCTGGATACTGGCCTACGCTGGCATCTTCTTCCTGGGCTTCGGAGGATCGCGCTGGACTTCCGACATCGCCATCAATTACTACAAGACGGTGTTGGGGGTTGCGGTGTCGCTCTTTGCCATGGTCTTGCTGGTGGGCATCGGCAAGACGTTTCTCGACGATTATTATGCGCAAATGAGCGGCGGCCTCAACCTGAAGGAAATGGGCGTGCTGATGGTGGTCTCGGTAGTGCTGCTTACCTTGGTCAACAAGATTCCCCCCATGCTGGCCAGTATCGTTGGCGGCGGGGCAGGGGGGATCGGCAACCTGGGAGCGGGCGCCGCGGTCGGCGCGGCTGCCGCCGCGACGGGCGTTGCGGCCGGGATGATGATGGCGTCAGCCGCCCATGCGGCGGGCGGCGCTTCCGCGATCAAAGCCGCTTTCGATGCGGCGCATGGCAGCATGGAAGGCGGTATGGGCCTGTTTGCGGACGGTGGAGGGGGAGGGGGGCAGAGCAGGCAGTCTTCAAGCGGAGGACTGGGTCAGATGATGGATACGGGCGCGCGTTTTGCCGGAGAAATGACCTCCCATCTGTCTCGCGGTATGAAGGAGGCAGTTAAAACCAGTGTTGCCTCGCAAGGCGGGCGCGTGGCACAAACCCCTGGCGGAAAAGTCGCGGATGCCATCCGCGCCAATGCCCCGGAGCCTAAATTCAAAGGCAATGCTTTCGCCAATTCTGCGGAAACAAAACTCGATCCGGAAGCGGAAGCCGCCGCGTTCCGCGATAGCAAATGA
- a CDS encoding type II toxin-antitoxin system RelE/ParE family toxin — MNDPKSASEPKPIEFRGSALGDLRAFPDSARREAGFQLDQVQHGVDPDHWKPMSAIGQGVREIRIRDESGAFRVLYVAKFSDTIYVLHCFQKKTPKTSKADLDLAEKRYRDLVKELVQ; from the coding sequence GTGAATGATCCCAAGTCAGCCAGTGAACCAAAACCCATCGAGTTCAGGGGCAGCGCCCTAGGTGACTTGCGCGCCTTTCCTGACTCGGCTAGGCGTGAGGCCGGGTTTCAGCTCGACCAGGTACAACATGGCGTCGATCCAGATCACTGGAAGCCAATGAGCGCTATTGGCCAAGGTGTGCGAGAGATCCGCATCCGGGATGAATCTGGTGCGTTCCGGGTTCTTTACGTCGCAAAGTTCTCAGATACCATTTACGTGCTGCACTGCTTTCAGAAGAAGACGCCTAAAACCAGCAAAGCGGATCTCGATTTAGCCGAGAAGCGCTACCGTGATCTTGTAAAGGAGTTAGTCCAATGA
- the trbJ gene encoding P-type conjugative transfer protein TrbJ has product MKTRPGFCHATAVRLTLLSVLASALPVSAGGVPVFDVANMKQNTISAIEGVNQTMKMIEQYQLQLLQYENMLRNTMAPAAYVWNRAQLTTMRLMGMMNTVNYYRYQAGSLDGYLYRYQNPSYYMGSPCFGPNGCTPSERAILENNRRLNADGEKLANDAMIRSLDQQQLDLKADAERLEALQKNAQDAPGQMAAIQAANQLASNQAAQLMQIRALLIAQQNAEATRQAKMADIEAQQAAAAAQATSGTFKKSTPREW; this is encoded by the coding sequence ATGAAAACACGTCCCGGATTTTGCCATGCCACCGCGGTCAGGTTGACGCTGCTGTCAGTACTCGCTTCCGCGCTGCCTGTCTCGGCCGGGGGCGTTCCGGTCTTCGATGTCGCCAACATGAAGCAGAATACGATCTCGGCGATCGAGGGGGTGAACCAGACCATGAAGATGATCGAGCAATACCAGTTGCAATTGCTCCAGTACGAGAATATGTTGAGAAACACCATGGCGCCCGCCGCCTACGTCTGGAACCGGGCGCAGTTGACCACCATGCGCCTGATGGGCATGATGAACACGGTCAACTACTACCGCTATCAGGCGGGGAGCCTGGACGGCTACCTGTACCGCTACCAGAACCCTTCTTACTACATGGGCTCCCCCTGCTTTGGCCCCAACGGCTGCACGCCATCGGAGCGCGCCATCCTCGAAAACAATCGGCGCCTGAACGCCGACGGTGAGAAGCTCGCGAATGACGCCATGATCCGCAGTCTCGACCAGCAACAACTAGACTTGAAGGCGGATGCGGAGCGGCTGGAAGCGTTGCAGAAAAACGCGCAGGACGCACCGGGGCAAATGGCCGCGATCCAGGCGGCCAACCAGCTCGCCAGCAACCAGGCGGCCCAGCTCATGCAGATCCGAGCGCTGTTGATCGCGCAGCAGAATGCGGAAGCAACGCGCCAGGCGAAGATGGCTGATATCGAAGCACAGCAGGCGGCAGCAGCGGCGCAAGCCACAAGCGGTACTTTCAAAAAAAGCACACCCCGGGAATGGTAA
- a CDS encoding tyrosine-type recombinase/integrase, with protein sequence MNSLATLPSTFVCPTLIAAAGDRARLRFLEFFASNIRNRHTRRAYIRAVTEFLDWCAFAAGVSSVVDVEPLHVAAWIEGKTHQLSAPSVKQHLAAIRHLFDWLVTGQIVAVNPASSVRGPSHVVKTGKTPILDATEARHLLASIDATTHAGLRDRALIALMVYSFARIGAALGMKVEDVYTQNRRLWVRLREKGGKRHEMPCHHNLEEYLAAYLDNANLRDDPKGPLFRTIGRGTRKLTGTSLVQANAHAMIQRRMATAGIATKAGNHSFRATGITSYLKNGGSLEKAAAMANHSSTRTTQLYDRRHEEMSLDEVEKIGI encoded by the coding sequence ATGAACTCGCTTGCCACTCTACCTTCGACATTCGTATGTCCGACCCTGATCGCTGCTGCCGGCGATCGGGCAAGACTTCGCTTTCTGGAATTCTTCGCTTCGAATATCCGCAACCGGCACACGCGTCGCGCATATATCCGGGCGGTCACCGAATTTCTCGACTGGTGCGCGTTTGCGGCGGGCGTATCGTCCGTCGTCGATGTGGAGCCGCTGCACGTCGCCGCATGGATTGAAGGCAAAACTCACCAGCTGTCGGCGCCGAGCGTCAAACAGCATCTGGCGGCGATCCGTCATCTGTTCGATTGGCTGGTGACGGGGCAAATCGTGGCGGTCAATCCGGCTTCATCAGTGCGTGGTCCGTCGCATGTGGTAAAAACCGGAAAAACACCGATCCTGGATGCCACGGAAGCGCGTCACTTACTGGCCAGTATCGATGCGACCACTCACGCAGGACTGCGCGACCGGGCTTTGATTGCCCTGATGGTGTATTCCTTCGCTCGCATTGGCGCAGCTTTAGGAATGAAAGTCGAAGATGTATATACGCAAAACCGTCGCCTTTGGGTGCGGTTGCGCGAAAAAGGCGGCAAGCGCCATGAAATGCCCTGCCATCATAATCTGGAGGAATATCTTGCAGCCTATCTGGATAATGCCAACCTGCGCGACGATCCCAAAGGGCCATTATTCCGCACGATTGGGCGTGGTACGCGCAAACTTACCGGCACCTCACTGGTTCAAGCGAATGCCCATGCCATGATTCAGCGCCGCATGGCCACCGCCGGAATTGCAACGAAAGCCGGCAACCATAGTTTCCGGGCGACAGGCATTACGTCCTATCTCAAGAATGGCGGTTCCCTGGAAAAGGCTGCGGCCATGGCGAATCACTCCAGCACACGTACAACACAGCTTTATGACCGTCGGCATGAGGAAATGTCGCTGGATGAAGTGGAGAAAATCGGAATTTAG
- a CDS encoding class I SAM-dependent DNA methyltransferase: MSALTRNETRRRLQAFAKQWENTTREHADAKLFWARFYECFGIRPESATIYEKAVQKIDGATGYIDSFIPGKLIVEHKSRGRDFTKAFTQASDYYTGLKELERPRYIIISDFARFELTDLRTNTVHTCGLAELPQRADWFSFLIEGDEREILEESPINREAAYQISKLHEALLRVKFKGKDLEIFLTRLLFCLFADDTGIFGENNLFRRIVEASREDGRDLGARLADLFQVLDTPRLDRQSNLDEALAVFEYINGSLFSRNGRIPAFDYDLRRQLIACVELDWSGISPAIFGSMFQGVLEEHDPDAENRKGTRRELGAHFTSERNILRVINPLFMDSLRTDLANAKSSKPRLQALYDKLPMLTFFDPACGCGNFLVIAFRELRRLENDVIEALWTKQKGLLDVSTLCRVKVSQFYGIEIDEAAAHIARVAMWITDHQMNLEAAERFGTTRPTVPLIDSPTIACANALRIDWTSILSSEKCSYIMGNPPFVGYSYQSKEQKGDLMLIFHKMHGAGVLDYVTAWYLKAIRYIKANPSITVAFVSTNSISQGEQPAVLWAELLKYGTQMHFAHRTFRWSNEGKGVAAVHCVIIGFGLQEGKQKRLFDYSDSIKGEPAETIVKRINPYLVDAPTVLLDKRRVPISADMPEMIKGSQPTDGGNLLLSAEEAAQIHNNDPIAAKYIRPFLGADEFINNIPRFCLWLKNSTAQDRNDSPELRKRIKAVQAMRLASPKLPTQKLARVAYLFGEIRQTDQPYLLIPSVSSEHRVYVPIGYFEPEVIASNLVFMLPNAMPYHFGILSSSMHNAWMRTTCGRLKSDYRYSNTIVYNNYPWPLNLNDKAKIRIENAAQAVLDARQAEESRSKANHSRSSLASMYATGAMPQELADAHQILDKAVDAAYGYKSGKDDASRVAYLFEQYLELTSLLPTERPKKRIRAHR, translated from the coding sequence ATGTCAGCCCTCACTCGCAACGAGACACGTCGCCGCCTCCAGGCATTTGCCAAGCAATGGGAAAATACTACTCGCGAGCATGCGGATGCTAAGCTCTTTTGGGCACGGTTCTATGAATGTTTTGGCATTCGGCCAGAGTCGGCCACGATTTATGAAAAAGCGGTGCAAAAAATTGACGGTGCTACGGGATATATTGATAGCTTCATCCCCGGCAAGCTGATAGTTGAGCATAAAAGCCGGGGTAGGGATTTCACGAAAGCCTTTACACAGGCCAGTGACTATTACACCGGTCTCAAAGAATTAGAGCGACCACGCTACATTATAATTTCAGACTTCGCGAGATTTGAGCTAACTGATCTGAGAACGAACACCGTCCATACCTGCGGATTAGCAGAGCTCCCGCAACGAGCAGATTGGTTCTCCTTTTTAATAGAAGGTGATGAACGAGAAATTCTCGAAGAGTCTCCCATCAACCGTGAAGCGGCTTATCAAATATCAAAGCTCCACGAGGCACTGCTTAGGGTTAAGTTTAAAGGGAAAGACCTTGAAATCTTCCTCACGCGCCTGTTGTTTTGTCTGTTTGCTGATGACACAGGTATCTTTGGCGAAAACAATTTATTTCGGCGAATTGTAGAAGCTAGCCGTGAGGATGGTCGCGATCTGGGCGCAAGGCTCGCGGATTTGTTTCAAGTGCTCGATACTCCCCGCCTTGACAGGCAATCTAACCTCGACGAAGCATTAGCGGTATTTGAATACATAAACGGAAGCCTGTTTTCAAGAAACGGACGTATCCCTGCATTTGATTATGACCTGCGCCGTCAGCTCATAGCCTGTGTCGAGCTGGACTGGAGTGGCATTTCGCCAGCCATTTTTGGCTCAATGTTCCAGGGCGTATTGGAAGAACATGATCCTGATGCAGAGAATCGTAAGGGCACACGCCGCGAACTTGGTGCGCACTTTACCAGTGAGCGCAACATTTTGCGGGTAATCAACCCGCTATTCATGGATAGCTTACGGACTGACCTGGCGAATGCAAAGAGTAGTAAACCACGGCTGCAAGCTTTATATGACAAGCTACCTATGCTCACGTTCTTTGATCCCGCTTGTGGTTGCGGCAACTTTCTAGTAATTGCATTTCGTGAACTGCGTCGTTTGGAAAATGATGTGATTGAAGCGCTATGGACTAAGCAAAAAGGTTTGCTGGATGTTTCTACCTTATGTCGGGTAAAGGTAAGTCAGTTCTACGGTATCGAAATAGATGAGGCCGCCGCCCATATCGCACGGGTGGCCATGTGGATCACTGATCATCAGATGAACCTGGAAGCCGCCGAACGCTTCGGCACTACCCGCCCCACTGTACCGCTGATTGACAGTCCGACCATCGCTTGTGCTAACGCATTACGAATAGATTGGACGAGTATTCTCTCATCGGAGAAATGCAGCTACATCATGGGAAATCCCCCTTTTGTTGGTTATAGCTACCAATCCAAAGAGCAAAAAGGGGATCTGATGCTTATTTTTCATAAGATGCATGGCGCAGGCGTATTGGACTATGTAACCGCTTGGTACCTAAAGGCAATCCGGTATATCAAAGCAAATCCCAGTATCACCGTAGCCTTTGTATCAACCAACAGTATTTCGCAAGGTGAACAACCTGCCGTACTGTGGGCAGAATTACTAAAGTATGGGACACAGATGCATTTTGCCCATCGTACTTTTCGGTGGAGCAATGAAGGTAAAGGCGTTGCCGCTGTTCATTGCGTCATTATTGGTTTTGGTTTGCAAGAGGGCAAGCAAAAGCGCTTATTTGACTACTCCGACAGTATCAAGGGTGAGCCTGCTGAAACTATTGTTAAAAGAATTAACCCCTATTTGGTGGATGCACCTACTGTTTTGCTTGATAAACGCCGAGTACCTATATCTGCAGATATGCCGGAAATGATTAAAGGTAGTCAACCCACCGATGGTGGAAATCTCTTATTAAGCGCGGAAGAAGCAGCTCAGATTCACAATAATGATCCCATAGCAGCCAAGTACATTCGACCGTTTTTAGGAGCCGATGAATTCATTAATAATATTCCCCGTTTTTGTCTCTGGCTCAAAAACAGCACTGCCCAAGACCGCAATGACTCCCCTGAGTTGAGAAAGCGTATTAAGGCCGTGCAAGCCATGCGGCTGGCAAGCCCCAAGTTACCAACCCAAAAACTGGCGAGAGTAGCTTACCTATTTGGTGAAATACGACAAACAGATCAGCCTTATTTGTTAATTCCAAGCGTTTCGTCAGAGCATCGGGTCTATGTGCCGATCGGTTATTTTGAACCCGAAGTTATTGCTAGCAATCTTGTCTTCATGCTCCCGAATGCAATGCCATATCACTTCGGCATTTTATCGAGCAGCATGCATAATGCATGGATGCGTACTACATGTGGCCGGTTAAAAAGTGATTATCGGTATTCGAATACCATCGTCTATAACAATTATCCGTGGCCATTAAATTTAAACGACAAAGCAAAAATTAGAATCGAGAACGCAGCACAAGCTGTACTGGACGCACGTCAAGCAGAAGAATCTCGGAGTAAGGCAAACCATTCCAGAAGTTCGCTAGCGAGCATGTATGCCACCGGCGCCATGCCACAAGAGCTCGCGGACGCCCATCAAATTCTTGATAAGGCGGTGGATGCTGCCTATGGCTATAAAAGCGGAAAGGATGATGCTAGTCGAGTTGCGTATTTGTTTGAGCAATATCTGGAACTAACCAGTTTGCTACCGACCGAGCGACCCAAGAAGAGAATTAGAGCACATAGATAA
- a CDS encoding DUF3800 domain-containing protein, with translation MECFRVDESGYTGFDLLNAEQRFQGATAVAISDEDAARLIKEHFPKLQASELKYRALARRSGNHPRLLNLQRDILTNYKCVTYVCNKRYLLLLMFLDYAVEPFYYEGGVNFYENGQNYAMASLIYIVGPKLLGKMAFDGLQAAFQRAVKEKSPEALNDLVSAARKTKWQELPEALGPLAKYAAPECLEAIATPGVSTDAAFVVLQSLVSRMEEMAAGPYRVEHDQSKNLLTYHDLMRRYINHEETIEFRQSEIARIKFPLKLASVTQVDSKTSPAVQLADVLIGAAIEAANTLTGQRMGELDAEAVMALYADHQFIHMVPSIDFAEQRRFRQGTQAAEIIDYFGTHFHGSSKG, from the coding sequence ATGGAATGTTTCCGAGTCGACGAGAGTGGCTACACGGGGTTCGACCTTCTGAACGCCGAACAGCGCTTCCAGGGGGCCACGGCTGTCGCCATCAGCGACGAGGATGCCGCACGCCTGATCAAAGAGCACTTTCCAAAGCTGCAAGCCTCAGAGCTTAAGTACCGAGCGCTGGCGCGCCGATCCGGAAACCACCCTCGTCTGCTGAACCTGCAGCGGGACATCCTGACCAATTACAAGTGTGTAACTTACGTCTGTAACAAGCGCTACCTGCTGTTGCTGATGTTCTTGGATTATGCGGTAGAGCCGTTTTACTACGAGGGAGGAGTTAATTTCTACGAGAATGGGCAGAACTACGCGATGGCGTCGCTGATATACATCGTTGGTCCCAAACTATTGGGCAAGATGGCCTTCGATGGCCTGCAGGCTGCCTTTCAGCGGGCCGTCAAGGAAAAGAGTCCTGAAGCCCTTAACGATCTGGTCTCTGCGGCGCGCAAAACTAAGTGGCAAGAGCTACCGGAAGCACTGGGGCCATTGGCAAAATATGCTGCGCCGGAGTGCCTAGAGGCGATTGCAACGCCCGGCGTCAGTACCGATGCGGCCTTCGTGGTGTTGCAGTCACTGGTCAGCCGCATGGAAGAAATGGCCGCAGGGCCGTACCGTGTCGAGCACGATCAGTCCAAGAATCTGCTCACCTACCACGATCTAATGCGGCGCTACATCAACCATGAGGAGACCATCGAGTTCCGCCAATCCGAGATCGCACGCATCAAATTTCCACTCAAACTTGCGTCGGTGACACAGGTGGACTCAAAGACAAGTCCGGCAGTGCAATTAGCTGACGTGTTGATCGGCGCCGCTATCGAGGCGGCCAATACGCTGACGGGTCAGCGTATGGGAGAGTTGGATGCCGAAGCGGTGATGGCACTGTATGCCGACCACCAGTTCATCCATATGGTGCCGTCGATTGACTTCGCCGAGCAGCGGCGGTTCCGCCAAGGCACGCAGGCTGCGGAGATAATCGACTACTTCGGGACTCACTTTCATGGCTCGTCCAAAGGCTAG
- a CDS encoding HU family DNA-binding protein produces the protein MNHHQREASMNRKELIDALATKTGSSKADADRAISALLDIISDTLKKGDSLSLVGFGTFEVRKRAARTGRNPKTGEELKIKASKAPAFKAGATLKAAVNSGKK, from the coding sequence ATCAACCATCACCAAAGGGAGGCAAGCATGAACAGAAAAGAACTCATCGATGCACTGGCAACTAAGACCGGCTCCAGCAAAGCTGATGCCGACCGCGCCATTAGCGCGCTGCTCGACATCATTTCGGATACCCTAAAAAAAGGCGATTCGCTCTCTCTGGTGGGCTTTGGTACTTTCGAGGTCCGCAAGCGTGCCGCGCGCACTGGCCGCAATCCCAAGACGGGCGAAGAACTGAAGATCAAGGCGTCCAAGGCGCCGGCATTCAAAGCGGGTGCCACGCTTAAGGCGGCAGTAAATAGCGGCAAGAAATAA
- a CDS encoding transglycosylase SLT domain-containing protein, which produces MMDLPPDMQDRIVCSIEAAVKYEVPANILLAVAEKEGGKPGQWVRNSNNTYDIGAMQFNTAYLSDLAKYGITPAHVAQAGCYSYTLAAWRLRTHIRNDQGDLWTRVSNYHSYTPHLNAAYRVDLMRRAAKWGKWLDARFATYEVTVAR; this is translated from the coding sequence ATGATGGACTTGCCCCCGGACATGCAAGACCGTATCGTCTGCTCGATCGAAGCCGCTGTGAAATACGAGGTGCCGGCGAATATCCTGCTTGCCGTGGCAGAGAAGGAAGGCGGCAAGCCGGGGCAATGGGTGCGGAACTCGAACAATACCTACGATATCGGGGCGATGCAATTTAACACGGCTTATCTATCCGACCTGGCCAAGTATGGCATCACTCCGGCGCATGTGGCCCAGGCAGGGTGTTATTCCTATACCCTGGCCGCTTGGCGACTCCGCACGCACATTCGCAACGACCAAGGCGACCTGTGGACGAGAGTGTCAAACTACCATTCATATACGCCGCATCTCAATGCAGCATATCGGGTGGATCTGATGCGAAGGGCGGCCAAGTGGGGGAAATGGCTGGATGCCCGATTTGCCACCTATGAGGTGACTGTGGCACGTTAA
- a CDS encoding TrbI/VirB10 family protein: MSDPLSPAASPNELPQKWGVRRVNNLPMYLVGAAALVFFLIVMLVAMDRANTRHEEETVKASGNAALYAKEIAGEHQGGMIAPASMPVDDNNLINPDLPPMPPTIGNAPQAPEMAEAQRIRQIKMQQFEEALRAKTTIQTQAQPRAQQSSEMPRPAHASADPTAAYQQRLAQLKRSGLAGYGGAGGYPGDEGAYEGGLNGEQKPRNDISEFSGKGEGDRWKLDSRPIAPKSPYAVQTTFVIPAILISGINSSLPGKIFGQVSQDVYDTATGKYLLIPQGTKLEGEYSSDVAYGQASVLVAWQRLVFPDGKTMDIGAMPGSNSAGYAGFADQVNNHYLRLFGTAILMSAITAGVALSQSQNQVAGTFGAPTTSSVLSATLGQQLGRVMTQMISRNLNISPTLEIRPGYRFNVTVTKDMVFARPYQAFDYKLGG; this comes from the coding sequence ATGAGCGATCCCTTGTCCCCGGCCGCGTCCCCGAATGAGTTGCCGCAAAAATGGGGGGTGCGTCGCGTTAACAATCTGCCCATGTACCTTGTTGGGGCAGCGGCCTTGGTGTTTTTTCTGATCGTCATGCTGGTTGCAATGGATCGGGCAAATACCAGACATGAGGAAGAAACCGTCAAGGCCAGCGGAAACGCGGCCCTTTACGCCAAGGAAATCGCGGGCGAGCATCAGGGCGGCATGATCGCCCCGGCCTCGATGCCGGTGGATGATAATAATCTGATTAACCCAGACTTGCCCCCAATGCCGCCAACCATCGGGAACGCGCCGCAAGCGCCAGAAATGGCGGAAGCCCAGCGCATTCGCCAAATAAAGATGCAGCAATTCGAAGAAGCGCTGCGGGCCAAGACGACCATACAAACTCAGGCCCAGCCGCGCGCTCAACAATCGTCCGAGATGCCCCGGCCCGCGCACGCCAGCGCCGACCCCACGGCGGCATATCAACAAAGACTGGCTCAGTTGAAAAGATCCGGGCTTGCAGGGTATGGCGGGGCGGGAGGCTATCCGGGCGATGAAGGCGCGTACGAGGGAGGGTTGAATGGGGAACAAAAGCCCCGTAACGACATTAGCGAATTCAGCGGGAAAGGCGAAGGAGACCGCTGGAAGCTGGATTCGAGGCCCATTGCGCCAAAGTCCCCCTATGCGGTGCAAACCACTTTTGTCATACCGGCGATCCTCATCAGCGGGATCAACTCTTCGCTTCCTGGCAAGATATTTGGACAGGTGAGCCAGGACGTTTATGATACCGCGACCGGCAAGTATCTCCTGATCCCGCAAGGGACCAAGCTGGAAGGGGAGTATTCCAGCGACGTCGCCTATGGTCAGGCGAGCGTGCTGGTCGCATGGCAGCGCCTGGTATTCCCCGATGGCAAGACCATGGATATCGGCGCCATGCCGGGATCCAATTCGGCGGGTTACGCCGGGTTCGCCGATCAGGTAAACAATCACTACTTGCGCCTTTTCGGCACGGCCATCCTCATGTCTGCCATCACGGCGGGTGTGGCCTTAAGTCAAAGCCAGAACCAGGTGGCCGGTACCTTCGGCGCGCCCACCACCAGTAGTGTGCTGAGCGCGACCCTGGGCCAGCAACTCGGGCGTGTGATGACGCAGATGATCTCGCGCAATCTCAATATCTCTCCGACGCTTGAAATACGGCCCGGATACCGGTTCAATGTCACCGTGACGAAGGATATGGTATTTGCCCGGCCCTACCAGGCATTCGACTACAAACTTGGAGGATAG
- a CDS encoding helix-turn-helix domain-containing protein has protein sequence MSYKRFASVWDAIEDTPEEAENMKLRSSLMLALKNHLVRANISQAQAAKLFGVTQPRISDLMRGKINLFALDALVNMAAAAGLHIEMRVLEAA, from the coding sequence ATGAGCTACAAACGATTTGCCAGTGTATGGGATGCCATTGAGGACACTCCCGAAGAAGCGGAAAATATGAAACTCCGTTCTTCCCTGATGCTGGCCCTGAAAAACCATTTGGTCCGCGCTAACATTAGCCAGGCCCAAGCCGCCAAGCTGTTCGGTGTCACGCAGCCACGTATCTCTGATCTGATGCGCGGCAAGATCAACTTGTTTGCCCTCGATGCCTTGGTAAATATGGCTGCTGCCGCCGGCCTGCACATCGAAATGCGCGTACTGGAAGCTGCGTAA